The Chitinophaga lutea genome contains the following window.
ATCTACCTCCTTAATACGATTCACTGTAAATTCACATAAATTTCCGCGAATGGAGCTGGATAAAACAACCTATCTCGATCTTTCGATCTTCAACCGTGAAGATGAATATTCCCTGTTCCATAAACTCGACTTCAGTACCACCTCCGGCGGCCGCGAATACCTGCGCACGCTTTTCAGCAACCCGCTGAAAGACATCGCCGCCATTCACAACCGCCAGCAGATGCTGCAGTACCTGCTCGATCATGAAGGCGCCTGGCCGCCCATGATCTCCAACGGCACTATCGTGGTGGTGGAAAATTACCTGAATGCGGAAATAGAGCCGATTTCGAATTCGGAAGGGCCCGCGCTGTACCTCAACGCCGTGATCACCAAAACGATCTATGCGCCGGATTTCGGGTTCATCAAGTTTTCGTTCGACCAGATCATCAACCTCATCAACGGTTTCAGACATCTCACGGATACGGTCGACATCGTGAACGCACCGTCCACCCTCCGTTCCATCCTGGAAAGGGCGCGGGTACTCATCCAGCACAAGGAGTTCCAGGAGGTAGCGGAACTGAAGGCCAACGGCCGCTTCAACTTCGTGCAGATCCTGCGGTACGACAAGCTCATCCGCAGCCGGCTTAAAAAGGTGCTCTGGGAACTGACCGAGCTGTATACCCGCCTCGACGCGTATCACAGCATGGCCATGGCCATCCGGCATTTCAAGCTCAACTTCCCGGCTTTTTCAGAAGAACAGAAACCGCACATCGCCATCAAACAGCTGTATCACCTGATACTGCCGCAGCCGGTGGCGTATGATATCGCCATGGACCCGCACCGCCACTTCATTTTCCTGACAGGCGCCAACATGGCCGGTAAAACCACGTTCATCAAAGCGGTCGGCATTTCGGTGTTTCTTGCCCACCTGGGCATGGGCGTGCCGGCAAAGGAAATGACGCTGAGTTTTTTCCACGGCATTCTCAGCAACATCGATGTGAAAGACAATATCTTCAAAGGCGAAAGTTATTTCTACAACGAAGTGCAGCGCATCAAAAACACCATCATCAAAATCAGCGACCGTAAAAACTGGCTCATCCTGATCGACGAGATGTTCAAGGG
Protein-coding sequences here:
- a CDS encoding MutS-related protein — its product is MELDKTTYLDLSIFNREDEYSLFHKLDFSTTSGGREYLRTLFSNPLKDIAAIHNRQQMLQYLLDHEGAWPPMISNGTIVVVENYLNAEIEPISNSEGPALYLNAVITKTIYAPDFGFIKFSFDQIINLINGFRHLTDTVDIVNAPSTLRSILERARVLIQHKEFQEVAELKANGRFNFVQILRYDKLIRSRLKKVLWELTELYTRLDAYHSMAMAIRHFKLNFPAFSEEQKPHIAIKQLYHLILPQPVAYDIAMDPHRHFIFLTGANMAGKTTFIKAVGISVFLAHLGMGVPAKEMTLSFFHGILSNIDVKDNIFKGESYFYNEVQRIKNTIIKISDRKNWLILIDEMFKGTNVEDAKNCSLAVINGLLHNHQCLYILSTHLYEIAEELQNEDQIIFKYFQSEVIDDNLRFTYELRDGIAKEKLGYLILKKEKVIELLASMKE